Proteins from a genomic interval of Benincasa hispida cultivar B227 chromosome 7, ASM972705v1, whole genome shotgun sequence:
- the LOC120081806 gene encoding BTB/POZ domain-containing protein At5g03250-like, with product MASLKLGSKSEVFHLDGDSWFCSSGLASDVIIEVGNTFFHLHKFPLLSRSGVLEQLIGEFCREDDRKCAMQLHDIPGGAKTFLLVAKFCYGIKMELNALNIVQLRCAAEYLRMDEDYGNGNLIMQSENFLNEIFGNWTDSIKALETCEETLSYAEELHIVSRCINSLAMKACADPSLFSWPVSGPQSTYSSESTKFWNGIHVSSKSRKVREDWWFEDVSFLRLPLYKRLILEVGSRGTKPEIIAGSLIHYARRHLPLLGRQANIDDGTFCAPVSNVSASSEVDQRRLLEEIVELLPHQKCVTPTKFLIRLLRTSMILHASLSCRENLEKCIGAQLEQAALEDLLIPNLGYSVETLYDIDCIQRILDHFLLLDRNGNDCISTRLEDGQLMVPNSVTPLTMVANLIDGYLAEVAPDVNLKLPKFQSLAAAIPDFARPLDDGIYRAIDIYLKAHHWLTDSEREQICRLMNCQKLSLEASTHAAQNERLPLRVIVQVLFFEQLRLRTSVASWLFVSDNIENSHNMSGNLAVLGGTNIAAPYADACTTENRAIVISNNMKERVSELEKECMSMKEELDKLVKTKGGWNMILKKFGLRIKFKSSEQKASKLLVNSKTNREISSTSPLMNSKEHHDSGES from the exons ATGGCGTCTTTGAAGTTGGGATCTAAATCGGAAGTGTTTCACCTCGATGGCGATTCTTG GTTTTGCTCATCTGGGCTTGCAAGTGATGTCATTATTGAAGTTGGGAACACCTTCTTTCATCTACATAAG TTTCCTCTGCTGTCCAGAAGTGGAGTATTAGAACAACTTATTGGAGAATTTTGTAGAGAGGATGATAGAAAATGTGCTATGCAACTTCATGACATTCCTGGTGGAGCCAAAACCTTCTTACTTGTTGCTAAATTTTGTTATGGTATTAAAATGGAGCTCAATGCACTCAATATAGTCCAGCTGAGGTGTGCGGCAGAGTATCTCCGAATGGATGAGGATTATGGAAATGGAAATCTTATAATGCAATCCGAGAATTTCTTAAACGAAATCTTTGGGAATTGGACAGATTCTATTAAAGCTCTTGAAACCTGTGAAGAAACTTTATCTTATGCTGAGGAGCTTCATATTGTGTCAAGATGTATAAATTCACTGGCAATGAAAGCTTGTGCAGATCCAAGTTTGTTCAGCTGGCCTGTTTCGGGACCTCAATCGACGTACAGCTCGGAAAGTACCAAGTTTTGGAACGGAATACATGTATCGTCAAAATCACGAAAAGTAAGGGAAGATTGGTGGTTTGAAGATGTGTCTTTCCTGAGATTGCCTCTATACAAAAGACTGATTTTGGAAGTTGGATCAAGAGGCACGAAACCTGAGATCATTGCTGGCTCTCTCATTCATTATGCTAGAAGGCACCTTCCCTTGTTGGGAAGGCAAGCAAACATTGACGATGGTACTTTTTGCGCACCGGTATCAAATGTTTCGGCTTCCTCGGAAGTAGATCAAAGGAGACTTCTTGAAGAGATAGTTGAATTACTTCCTCATCAAAAGTGTGTGACACCAACAAAGTTCCTGATAAGACTTCTGAGAACCTCCATGATTTTACATGCCAGCTTGTCATGTAGGGAGAATCTTGAAAAATGCATTGGGGCACAATTAGAACAGGCAGCTCTTGAAGATCTTCTGATACCAAACCTGGGGTACTCTGTCGAGACATTGTATGATATTGATTGTATTCAGCGAATTCTCGATCACTTTTTGCTACTCGATCGAAATGGAAACGATTGCATTTCAACTAGACTTGAGGATGGGCAATTGATGGTGCCCAATTCAGTTACTCCATTGACAATGGTGGCTAATCTCATTGATGGATATCTTGCTGAAGTTGCACCTGATGTTAATCTCAAGTTACCAAAGTTTCAGTCATTAGCTGCAGCTATTCCTGATTTTGCGAGACCACTTGACGATGGAATTTACCGTGCTATAGATATTTACCTAAAG GCTCATCACTGGCTAACAGACTCTGAAAGGGAACAAATCTGCAGACTTATGAACTGCCAGAAGTTATCATTGGAAGCCAGCACCCACGCCGCCCAAAATGAAAGATTGCCACTACGTGTCATCGTGCAAGTTCTCTTCTTCGAACAACTTCGACTCCGAACATCGGTTGCGAGTTGGTTATTTGTCTCGGACAACATTGAGAATTCACATAACATGAGTGGCAACTTAGCTGTACTTGGTGGTACAAACATTGCAGCACCATATGCTGATGCCTGCACAACTGAAAACCGTGCTATTGTTATCAGCAACAACATGAAAGAGCGCGTGTCAGAGCTCGAGAAAGAGTGCATGAGCATGAAGGAAGAGCTGGACAAGCTGGTGAAGACAAAGGGTGGATGgaacatgatcttgaagaagtttggtttaaGAATAAAGTTCAAGAGTTCTGAACAGAAAGCATCCAAGCTCCTCGTAAACTCGAAAACAAATCGTGAAATTTCGTCGACATCTCCGCTTATGAACAGCAAAGAACATCATGACAGTGGTGAATCCTGA